From one Mya arenaria isolate MELC-2E11 chromosome 4, ASM2691426v1 genomic stretch:
- the LOC128232417 gene encoding protein ABHD15-like, which translates to MFFAVYSTVTSLPFCIAVFGTIVVTAFIYLKSLMKQPSTIPKLYFKESALATHLLKRCRLMNRTFDPPWYLRNAHIQTILSFILSHTSTEFDREYLQMLDRGIVALDWALHLSVYKKKRCSVLVILPGLMANAVNVSNLCCLAAHKGYRPVVFNQRGFGNSFLTTPKILSNGDPHDLRQVVKYIHGRYPKALVTMVGLGTGCSLLLSYLGEFGSSANICAGVCISACFDNTEKLSDGVQGIYDILYLLALKITLCVHSNALSKYINFNEMLNCWSYRHFDELVYSKLYNFSNVDDFWDRNNPLRDVDEIAVPLLFINSLDDPFYSKINIPYDLCKYYPHFLMVCTNKGGHCGFIENLCDESWSEKLALDYLDTVLEFTNKGHTINYGKCAVRSTI; encoded by the coding sequence ATGTTTTTTGCTGTGTACTCAACTGTGACGTCCCTACCATTCTGCATAGCCGTGTTTGGCACAATAGTGGTCACTGCTTTCATTTACCTAAAGTCTTTAATGAAACAGCCATCGACCATTccaaaattgtatttcaaagaatCAGCATTGGCGACGCATCTTCTCAAGCGATGCAGACTGATGAACCGTACATTCGATCCGCCTTGGTATTTACGAAACGCGCACATCCAAACGATACTTTCATTTATTCTTTCACATACCTCAACTGAATTTGACAGGGAATATCTACAAATGCTTGATCGAGGAATCGTAGCGCTTGACTGGGCTCTTCATTTGTCTGTTTACAAGAAAAAGCGTTGTTCTGTGTTAGTAATACTTCCGGGACTCATGGCTAATGCGGTCAACGTTTCAAACCTTTGTTGTTTAGCTGCTCACAAAGGTTATAGGCCTGTTGTGTTTAACCAAAGGGGATTCGGAAATTCATTTTTAACCACTCCGAAGATATTGAGCAACGGGGATCCGCACGATTTACGAcaagttgtaaaatatattcatggTCGGTACCCAAAAGCGTTAGTTACAATGGTTGGCTTAGGAACAGGTTGTTCGCTTTTACTATCGTATCTTGGAGAATTCGGATCATCGGCAAACATTTGTGCTGGGGTGTGTATATCGGCGTGCTTTGACAACACAGAAAAACTTTCCGATGGCGTTCAAGGAATATAtgacatattatatttgttggCATTGAAAATAACTTTATGTGTACATTCAAATGCACTTTCGAAgtatatcaattttaatgagATGCTCAATTGCTGGTCTTATCGACATTTTGACGAGCTGgtgtattcaaaattatataatttttcaaaCGTCGATGACTTTTGGGACCGCAATAATCCCTTGAGAGATGTGGATGAGATAGCAgttcctttattatttattaatagctTAGATGATCCGTTTTATTCCAAAATCAATATTCCTTACGATCTCTGCAAGTACTATCCACATTTTCTAATGGTTTGTACTAATAAAGGTGGACATTGTGGATTTATTGAAAATCTATGTGACGAAAGTTGGTCTGAGAAACTAGCACTGGATTACTTAGATACCGTGTTAGAGTTTACAAACAAGGGCCATACTATTAATTACGGAAAATGTGCTGTTCGATCTACAATTTAA